The Urbifossiella limnaea genome has a window encoding:
- a CDS encoding glycine cleavage system protein H, with product MSAANPTDRRYTTSHEWAKPDGDFVVVGITAFAVEQLTEPTFLELPAVGKELTGGAAFGVIESVKSTSDVNAPVAGVVVERNEVLLDDKATGRKADLSPVNDDPFGRGWMLKLRPAAGGSLDHLLTAEQYDAQLAAEGH from the coding sequence ATGAGCGCCGCGAACCCGACCGACCGCCGGTACACGACGAGCCACGAGTGGGCCAAGCCCGACGGCGACTTCGTGGTTGTGGGCATCACCGCGTTCGCGGTCGAGCAACTGACCGAGCCGACGTTCCTGGAGCTGCCGGCAGTGGGCAAGGAGCTGACGGGCGGCGCCGCGTTCGGCGTGATCGAGTCGGTGAAGAGCACGTCGGACGTGAACGCCCCCGTGGCCGGTGTGGTGGTGGAGCGGAACGAGGTGCTGCTCGACGACAAGGCGACGGGCCGCAAGGCCGACCTGAGCCCGGTGAACGACGACCCGTTTGGCCGCGGCTGGATGCTCAAGCTGCGCCCGGCCGCGGGCGGGAGCCTGGACCACCTGCTGACGGCCGAGCAGTACGACGCCCAGCTCGCGGCCGAAGGCCACTAA
- the gcvPB gene encoding aminomethyl-transferring glycine dehydrogenase subunit GcvPB: MNNTQSTELVFELSRPGRRGHRVPPCDVPADTPLSSLVPDRFLAAEPPPLPEVAEIDLIRHFTNLSTRNMCIDTQFYPLGSCTMKYNPKRHERLAALPGFADLHPLQPDDTVQGMLELLYEMQQFLAEISGLPAVSLQPAAGAQGELTALLVAAAYFRDKGQTHRRKVLVPDSAHGTNPASAQLAGFDTVTVKSNAKGLVDLEELKAKLGADTAVFMITNPNTLGLFEVQIRQITDLVHAAGGLVYLDGANMNAILGITRPGDFGADMQHYNVHKTFTGPHGGGGPGSGPIAVRDFLAPYLPAPVVVRDGDTFRLSDTRDKTIGRVRSFFGNVGILFRGYCYIRTLGPDGLKACSETAVLNANYLRARVSEAFDVPHPGPCMHEFVASGRSLLRERKVRAMDVCKRLLDYGFHAPTVYFPLVVPEALMMEPTETESKETLDAFADVLLTIKGEDAELLKTAPHTHVVSRPDEVKAAKEPVLRWRAPV; encoded by the coding sequence ATGAACAACACCCAGTCCACCGAGCTCGTGTTCGAGCTGTCCCGGCCCGGACGCCGCGGGCACCGCGTCCCCCCGTGCGACGTGCCCGCTGACACCCCGCTGTCATCGCTCGTCCCCGACCGGTTCCTCGCCGCGGAGCCGCCGCCGCTGCCCGAAGTCGCCGAGATCGACCTGATCCGCCACTTCACCAACCTGTCCACGCGGAACATGTGCATCGACACCCAGTTCTACCCGCTGGGCTCGTGCACCATGAAGTACAACCCGAAGCGGCACGAGCGGCTCGCGGCGCTGCCGGGGTTCGCCGACCTCCACCCCCTCCAGCCCGACGACACCGTTCAGGGGATGCTCGAACTCCTCTACGAGATGCAGCAGTTCCTCGCCGAGATCAGCGGCCTGCCGGCCGTGTCGCTCCAGCCCGCGGCCGGGGCGCAGGGCGAACTCACGGCGCTGCTCGTCGCCGCCGCGTACTTCCGCGACAAGGGGCAGACGCACCGCCGCAAGGTGCTCGTCCCCGACTCGGCGCACGGCACCAACCCGGCGTCGGCGCAACTCGCCGGGTTCGACACCGTCACCGTCAAGAGCAACGCCAAGGGGCTGGTGGACCTGGAGGAATTGAAGGCGAAGCTCGGCGCCGACACCGCGGTGTTCATGATCACGAACCCGAACACGCTCGGGCTGTTCGAGGTGCAGATTCGCCAGATCACGGACCTGGTCCACGCGGCCGGCGGGCTGGTGTACCTCGACGGCGCGAACATGAACGCCATCCTCGGCATCACCCGGCCGGGCGACTTCGGCGCCGACATGCAGCACTACAACGTGCACAAGACGTTCACCGGCCCGCACGGCGGCGGCGGCCCCGGCAGCGGCCCCATCGCCGTCCGCGACTTCCTCGCCCCGTACCTCCCGGCGCCCGTCGTGGTGAGGGACGGCGACACGTTCCGCCTGAGCGACACGCGCGACAAGACCATCGGCCGGGTGCGGTCGTTCTTCGGGAACGTCGGCATCCTGTTCCGCGGGTACTGCTACATCCGCACGCTCGGCCCGGACGGGCTGAAGGCGTGCAGCGAGACGGCGGTGCTGAACGCCAACTACCTGCGGGCGCGAGTCAGCGAGGCGTTCGACGTGCCGCACCCGGGGCCGTGCATGCACGAGTTCGTGGCCAGCGGCCGGTCGCTCCTGCGCGAGCGGAAGGTGCGGGCGATGGACGTGTGCAAGCGGCTGCTCGACTACGGGTTCCACGCCCCGACGGTGTACTTCCCGCTCGTCGTGCCCGAGGCGCTGATGATGGAGCCGACGGAGACCGAGAGCAAGGAGACGCTCGACGCGTTCGCCGACGTGCTGCTGACGATCAAGGGCGAGGACGCGGAGTTGCTGAAGACGGCGCCGCACACGCACGTGGTGAGCCGGCCGGACGAGGTGAAGGCGGCGAAGGAGCCGGTGCTGCGGTGGCGCGCGCCGGTGTGA
- a CDS encoding IS630 family transposase translates to MIRVHLTVATQSELQALRRDPLPPRVRDRLEMVLLSDAGWSPPRIARHLGCDPQTARAVIHGFNARGVPALYPGKPGPAPNYARRDQVAARLTDLLGQDRTWTAAQLADALRPNGIRLRARQVRRYLARLRAGYRRTASTLEHKQNRPKVARAAAVLGGLQRKAREGRLVLDYLDQCGFAPSLPGGYSWCLPGQRKRVRYEYPQGRRVNVLATYEPLGPAPRLDAVPFERTLTSDDLVAYLRGRPAVGRPRVVVLDNAPIHTSKVVKAARPELAKSGVYLYYLPAYSPELNRIEAVFKQVKHHEIPTRSYATRSDLRAAVEQGFNSYAQKLRPEPGKQLRPAAYDVTATATDAAGNTSSATAAGGLVIDATAPTATVTTTAPDPATTNPIPVTVTFSKPVTGFEAGDLVLTNAAAINFTAVDAQTYTFDLVPDGGGTVSVLVNGGAAADAAGYTSLTSGALMRTFSGPVTAVPVATTAVSPTNAATVPVTVTFSGDVTGFDASDVTVTNGTVTNFTALDGRTYTADITPTADGVVSVTVAAGAATDAGGGPTAAAQPVAVTSDRTAPTAAGPTNTGSLTFTITFSEGVTGFDASGVAVTNGTLDALTPGDGRSFTATVTSAADGTVTLTVLAGSAADAAGNPTAADALGSAVYDTTGPSPLVSSSASDPTSSTSIPFSVTFDEGVTGFDEYDLTATNGIVFNFTAVSASTYTFSIYPGAAGLVTVGLAAGVATDAAGNVNAAAAAVSRTYAYTSTDASGLVETMPDVNAAEWQTQADGLKIWDAQVGTDDAVAAGSTVEVYYTGWLASDGTEFDSNRTAASAASFALSNLIAGWQEGLVGMQEGGIRRLYIPAALGYGSGGSSSIPADADLVFEIKLVSVS, encoded by the coding sequence ATGATCCGCGTTCACCTCACCGTTGCGACGCAGTCCGAGTTGCAGGCTCTCCGGCGGGACCCCCTCCCGCCCCGGGTACGGGATCGGCTGGAGATGGTCCTGCTGTCCGACGCCGGGTGGTCCCCGCCCCGGATCGCCCGGCACCTCGGGTGTGACCCGCAGACCGCCCGGGCCGTGATCCACGGGTTCAACGCCCGGGGGGTGCCGGCCCTCTACCCCGGCAAGCCCGGGCCGGCCCCCAACTACGCCCGCCGGGATCAGGTGGCCGCCCGGCTGACCGACCTGCTCGGCCAGGACCGGACGTGGACGGCGGCCCAACTGGCCGACGCCCTCCGCCCCAACGGGATCCGGCTCCGTGCCCGTCAGGTCCGTCGGTACCTCGCCCGACTGCGGGCCGGGTACCGGCGGACGGCCTCGACCCTGGAGCACAAGCAGAACCGGCCCAAGGTCGCCCGGGCGGCGGCCGTCCTGGGCGGCCTGCAACGGAAGGCCCGGGAGGGCCGGCTGGTCCTGGACTATCTCGACCAGTGCGGGTTCGCCCCGTCGCTGCCCGGTGGGTACTCGTGGTGCCTGCCGGGCCAGCGGAAGCGGGTCCGGTACGAGTACCCCCAAGGTCGGCGGGTCAACGTCCTGGCCACCTACGAGCCGCTCGGCCCGGCCCCCCGCTTGGATGCCGTGCCGTTCGAGCGGACGCTCACGTCGGACGACCTCGTGGCCTACCTGCGGGGGAGGCCCGCGGTCGGGCGACCCCGGGTGGTGGTTCTGGACAACGCCCCGATCCACACCAGCAAGGTGGTCAAGGCCGCCCGGCCCGAGCTGGCGAAGTCGGGGGTCTACCTGTACTACCTGCCGGCGTACAGCCCCGAGTTGAACCGGATCGAGGCCGTGTTCAAGCAGGTCAAGCACCACGAGATCCCGACCCGCAGTTACGCCACCCGGTCCGATCTGCGGGCGGCCGTCGAGCAGGGCTTCAACTCATATGCCCAAAAGCTCCGCCCAGAACCTGGGAAACAACTACGGCCGGCTGCTTACGACGTCACCGCCACCGCGACGGACGCGGCCGGGAACACGTCGTCGGCGACCGCCGCCGGCGGCCTGGTGATCGACGCGACCGCCCCGACGGCGACCGTGACCACGACCGCGCCCGACCCGGCGACGACGAACCCGATCCCGGTGACGGTGACCTTCAGCAAGCCTGTCACCGGGTTCGAGGCCGGCGACCTCGTGCTCACGAACGCCGCGGCCATCAACTTCACGGCGGTGGACGCGCAGACGTACACGTTCGACCTCGTCCCCGACGGCGGCGGGACCGTGAGCGTGCTGGTCAACGGCGGCGCGGCCGCGGACGCCGCCGGGTACACCAGTCTGACCTCAGGCGCCCTGATGCGAACCTTCTCCGGCCCGGTCACGGCCGTCCCGGTCGCCACCACCGCCGTCAGCCCGACGAACGCCGCGACCGTCCCGGTCACGGTCACGTTCAGCGGCGACGTGACCGGGTTCGATGCCTCCGACGTGACGGTTACGAACGGCACGGTCACGAACTTCACGGCGCTCGACGGCCGGACGTACACCGCCGACATCACCCCGACCGCGGACGGCGTGGTGAGCGTCACGGTCGCCGCCGGCGCCGCGACCGACGCGGGCGGCGGGCCGACGGCAGCGGCGCAGCCGGTCGCGGTCACGTCCGACCGTACCGCGCCGACCGCGGCCGGGCCGACGAACACCGGCTCGCTCACCTTCACGATCACGTTCAGCGAGGGCGTGACCGGCTTCGACGCGTCCGGCGTCGCCGTCACCAACGGCACGCTCGACGCCCTGACGCCGGGGGACGGGCGATCTTTCACGGCAACGGTCACCTCTGCCGCGGACGGCACCGTGACCCTGACGGTCCTGGCCGGGAGCGCCGCGGACGCCGCCGGAAACCCGACCGCCGCCGACGCCCTGGGCAGCGCCGTCTATGACACCACCGGCCCGTCGCCGCTCGTCAGTTCCAGCGCGAGTGACCCGACCAGCAGCACGTCGATCCCGTTCTCCGTGACGTTCGACGAGGGCGTGACCGGGTTCGACGAGTACGACCTGACGGCCACGAACGGGATCGTGTTCAACTTCACGGCGGTGAGCGCCAGCACCTACACCTTCTCCATCTACCCGGGCGCCGCCGGCCTCGTGACGGTGGGCTTGGCCGCGGGCGTGGCGACGGACGCCGCCGGGAACGTCAACGCGGCCGCCGCCGCCGTCAGCCGCACGTACGCGTACACCTCCACCGACGCCTCGGGCCTGGTGGAGACCATGCCGGACGTGAACGCGGCGGAGTGGCAGACGCAGGCCGACGGACTGAAAATCTGGGACGCGCAGGTCGGGACAGATGACGCGGTCGCGGCGGGCTCGACCGTCGAGGTGTACTACACGGGCTGGCTCGCAAGCGACGGCACCGAGTTCGACTCGAACCGGACCGCCGCCTCGGCGGCGTCGTTCGCGCTGAGCAACCTGATCGCGGGCTGGCAGGAGGGGCTGGTCGGGATGCAGGAGGGCGGCATCCGCCGGCTCTACATCCCGGCCGCGCTCGGGTACGGGTCGGGCGGCTCGAGCAGCATCCCCGCGGACGCCGACCTCGTGTTCGAGATCAAGCTCGTCTCGGTCAGCTGA
- a CDS encoding DUF4058 family protein, with product MERTPDPITEAYLEVLTTEDEQLVTAVEVLSPSNKVPGAGRREYLKKRKECRTGGVHLVEIDLVRGGRHTTAVPEGRLRRLAPGGFDYHACVTLEADERQYFVAPFPLAARLPTIGVPLTLDREPVAVELQPVFDRCYDEGGFARLVKYGHRAPTRR from the coding sequence GTGGAACGCACCCCGGACCCGATCACCGAGGCGTACCTGGAAGTCCTCACCACCGAGGACGAGCAGTTGGTGACCGCCGTCGAGGTGCTGAGCCCGTCGAACAAGGTGCCGGGCGCGGGTCGGAGGGAGTACCTGAAGAAGCGGAAGGAGTGCCGGACTGGCGGCGTGCATCTGGTAGAGATCGACCTCGTCCGGGGCGGGCGGCACACTACCGCGGTACCCGAGGGCCGCCTCCGCCGGCTCGCCCCGGGAGGGTTCGACTACCACGCCTGCGTCACCCTTGAAGCGGACGAGCGGCAGTACTTTGTGGCCCCGTTCCCGCTCGCCGCCCGGCTGCCGACCATCGGCGTGCCGCTGACGCTCGACCGGGAGCCGGTGGCGGTGGAGTTGCAGCCGGTGTTCGACCGCTGCTACGACGAGGGCGGATTCGCCCGGCTGGTGAAGTACGGGCACCGCGCCCCGACCCGCCGCTGA
- a CDS encoding nucleotidyltransferase family protein, producing MDAIILAAGKGTRLRPHTNDVPKPLLPVQGRPILDWIIAALPPVDRLVVVVNYLAEQLEEYLKGQPHVRDWVTVRQAVPRGTGDALMSCRGAVRSDRVMVLNGDDLMGRADLARLAAVPMGILARPVDTPKDYGIIFRHADGSLKELIEKPDLPGPQLANIGAYLFPRSVFDLTLTESVRGEYEITEAVSLLAARGRFEVVEAGYWLPIGNVPQWEAAQTADLGPARG from the coding sequence ATGGACGCGATCATCCTGGCCGCCGGCAAAGGCACCCGCCTCCGCCCGCACACCAACGACGTGCCCAAGCCGCTGCTGCCGGTGCAGGGCCGCCCCATCCTCGACTGGATCATCGCCGCGCTGCCGCCGGTCGACCGGCTCGTCGTGGTCGTGAACTACCTCGCGGAGCAGCTCGAGGAGTACCTGAAGGGGCAGCCGCACGTCCGCGACTGGGTGACGGTGCGGCAGGCGGTGCCGCGCGGCACCGGCGACGCGCTGATGAGTTGCCGCGGGGCGGTGCGCTCCGACCGGGTGATGGTGCTCAACGGCGACGACCTGATGGGCCGCGCCGACCTGGCGCGGCTGGCGGCGGTGCCGATGGGCATCCTGGCCCGGCCGGTGGACACGCCGAAGGACTACGGCATCATCTTCCGCCACGCGGACGGCTCCCTGAAGGAGCTGATCGAGAAGCCGGACCTGCCGGGGCCGCAACTGGCGAACATCGGGGCGTACCTGTTCCCGCGCTCGGTGTTCGACCTGACGCTGACCGAATCCGTGCGCGGCGAGTACGAGATCACCGAGGCGGTGTCGCTGCTGGCGGCACGCGGCCGGTTCGAGGTCGTCGAGGCGGGCTACTGGCTGCCGATCGGCAACGTGCCGCAGTGGGAGGCGGCGCAGACCGCGGACCTGGGGCCGGCCCGCGGCTAA
- a CDS encoding PRC-barrel domain-containing protein — MTRNLFRTLAATLAAAGVATAQQPAPAVQPVPVPVQPGTAVQPAQPVQPAANLAAYRAKDIIGTKVAIQSNTAVGTVDDIVFSAGGDVEYLIVAAADGKLTTVPWAAATFNPAQRTAVVDIPVQRWQMMPTYTVQAYPQFFTPTYRTEVYRAYGLTPGEFRRIERRIERR; from the coding sequence ATGACCCGTAACCTGTTCCGCACGCTGGCCGCCACCCTCGCCGCGGCCGGTGTCGCCACCGCCCAGCAGCCCGCCCCCGCCGTCCAGCCGGTACCCGTGCCGGTGCAGCCGGGCACGGCGGTGCAGCCCGCGCAGCCGGTGCAGCCCGCCGCGAACCTCGCGGCCTACCGGGCCAAGGACATCATCGGCACGAAGGTGGCCATCCAGAGCAACACGGCCGTCGGCACCGTGGACGACATCGTGTTCAGCGCCGGCGGCGACGTGGAGTACCTGATCGTCGCCGCCGCCGACGGCAAGCTGACGACCGTGCCGTGGGCCGCGGCCACGTTCAACCCGGCGCAGCGGACGGCCGTCGTGGACATCCCGGTGCAGCGGTGGCAGATGATGCCCACCTACACCGTCCAGGCGTACCCGCAGTTCTTCACCCCGACGTACCGGACCGAGGTGTACCGGGCCTACGGGCTGACCCCGGGCGAGTTCCGCCGCATCGAGCGCCGCATCGAGCGCCGGTAA
- a CDS encoding WD40 repeat domain-containing protein, protein MRVLDTTDVKDVQALAFSPDGRYLAAGTNRQGFVVHDLAGGGAARVGPDGFRWALRIGFEPGGAVVATTTDGRTRFDPATGGRLGVGPFDPDGPRPVPFFDSSAAGTRLATVQFWSPRSRLICWDAADDGWERRWFVDDRPAYCPPAVSPAGDRVAFFAAETLGAGAAQQLLVFDADSGEPVGAGTYPFAELHGPCYQPGGRQIVVPHAGVLVVWDARVLGKPARVKNDTRQHFTAAAFHPSGRYLFTTSNDATVTVWDTDEWVRVKRFAWEVGRLRSVAVSADGLLAAAGSDRGRVVVWDVDV, encoded by the coding sequence ATGCGGGTACTCGACACAACCGACGTGAAAGACGTGCAGGCGCTAGCGTTCTCGCCTGATGGCCGGTACCTCGCCGCCGGGACGAACCGCCAGGGGTTCGTCGTCCACGACCTCGCCGGCGGCGGCGCCGCCCGCGTCGGGCCGGACGGGTTCCGGTGGGCGCTCCGTATCGGCTTCGAGCCCGGCGGGGCGGTCGTCGCGACGACGACCGACGGCCGGACCCGGTTCGACCCGGCGACCGGGGGCCGCCTCGGGGTCGGGCCGTTCGACCCGGACGGCCCGCGCCCCGTGCCTTTCTTTGACTCGTCGGCCGCGGGCACCCGGCTGGCGACCGTTCAGTTCTGGAGCCCGCGGTCGCGGCTGATCTGTTGGGACGCAGCCGACGATGGTTGGGAACGGAGGTGGTTCGTGGACGACCGCCCCGCCTACTGCCCCCCGGCGGTGTCCCCGGCCGGCGACCGCGTCGCCTTCTTCGCCGCCGAAACCCTCGGCGCCGGGGCCGCGCAACAGTTGCTCGTGTTCGACGCCGACTCCGGCGAGCCGGTCGGGGCAGGCACGTACCCGTTTGCGGAGCTACACGGTCCGTGCTACCAGCCGGGGGGGCGGCAGATCGTCGTGCCTCACGCCGGCGTGTTGGTGGTGTGGGACGCCCGCGTCCTGGGGAAGCCGGCGCGGGTGAAGAACGACACGCGGCAGCACTTCACCGCGGCGGCGTTCCACCCGTCGGGCCGCTACCTGTTCACCACCAGCAACGACGCCACCGTCACCGTGTGGGACACCGACGAGTGGGTGCGGGTGAAGCGGTTCGCGTGGGAGGTCGGCCGGCTGCGCTCCGTGGCGGTCAGCGCCGACGGGCTCCTCGCAGCCGCGGGGTCCGACCGCGGCCGCGTCGTCGTGTGGGACGTGGACGTCTGA
- the gcvPA gene encoding aminomethyl-transferring glycine dehydrogenase subunit GcvPA yields the protein MPYLLNTDADRAAMLAKIGATSVDDLFAPIPAELRLTRPLDIPAALCEQDLTAHMQRLAAKNRPAGELVCFLGGGAYDHFVPAVVDAVAGRSEFYTAYTPYQAEASQGTLQAVFEYQTLMCQLTGLEVANASLYEAGSAVAEAVLMALGVTGRTGEVLVAGSVHPQYVQTLRTLTENLPCRVRVLPTPHGFLDPDDVAKAVTDSTVCVILQSPNVFGCLEESAAVGAAAKKGGAVFVSVFDPVSVGLLRRPGDDGADIAVAEGQGLGVPLGFGGPYLGILACRGDTEYLRKIPGRLVGQTTDRNGKRCWVLTLQTREQHIRREKATSNICTNQGLLALRAAVHLTALGPTGLRETAELCLRKAHYAAAELAKVGGVRLAFDRPFVKEFTVRLAADVPAVLAGLRESGFLAGLPLGDWYPDLPDAVAVAVTEKRTKAEIDALAAALREQLAKTA from the coding sequence GTGCCGTACTTGCTGAACACCGACGCCGACCGCGCCGCCATGCTGGCGAAGATCGGGGCGACGTCGGTGGACGACCTGTTCGCCCCGATCCCGGCCGAGTTGCGCCTCACCCGCCCGCTCGACATCCCCGCCGCGCTCTGCGAGCAGGACCTCACCGCGCACATGCAGCGCCTCGCGGCGAAGAACCGGCCCGCCGGCGAGCTCGTGTGCTTCCTCGGCGGCGGCGCCTACGACCACTTCGTGCCGGCCGTCGTGGACGCGGTCGCCGGCCGCAGCGAGTTCTACACCGCGTACACGCCGTACCAGGCCGAGGCCAGCCAGGGCACGCTGCAGGCCGTGTTCGAGTACCAGACGCTGATGTGCCAGCTCACCGGGCTGGAGGTCGCCAACGCGTCGCTGTACGAGGCCGGGTCGGCCGTCGCCGAAGCCGTGCTGATGGCGCTCGGCGTCACCGGCCGCACCGGCGAGGTGCTCGTCGCCGGAAGCGTCCACCCACAGTACGTGCAGACGCTGCGGACGCTCACCGAGAACCTCCCGTGCCGCGTCCGCGTGCTCCCCACGCCGCACGGCTTCCTCGACCCCGACGACGTGGCGAAGGCCGTCACCGACAGCACGGTGTGCGTCATCCTCCAGAGCCCGAACGTGTTCGGCTGCCTCGAAGAGAGCGCGGCCGTGGGCGCCGCCGCGAAGAAGGGCGGGGCGGTGTTCGTCTCCGTGTTCGACCCGGTGTCCGTCGGTTTGCTCCGGCGGCCGGGCGACGACGGCGCCGACATCGCGGTGGCCGAAGGCCAGGGGCTCGGCGTGCCGCTCGGGTTCGGCGGGCCGTACCTCGGCATCCTCGCGTGCCGCGGCGACACCGAGTACCTGCGGAAGATTCCCGGCCGGCTCGTCGGCCAGACGACCGACCGCAACGGCAAGCGCTGCTGGGTGCTGACGCTGCAGACGCGCGAGCAGCACATCCGGCGCGAGAAGGCCACGAGCAACATCTGCACGAACCAGGGGCTGCTGGCGCTCCGCGCCGCGGTCCACCTGACGGCGCTGGGTCCGACGGGGTTGCGGGAAACGGCCGAGCTGTGCCTGCGGAAGGCGCACTACGCCGCGGCGGAGCTGGCGAAGGTGGGCGGGGTGCGGCTGGCGTTCGACCGGCCGTTCGTGAAGGAGTTCACGGTGCGGCTGGCGGCCGACGTGCCGGCGGTGCTGGCGGGCCTGCGCGAGTCCGGGTTCCTGGCCGGGCTGCCGCTCGGCGACTGGTACCCGGACCTACCCGACGCCGTGGCCGTGGCCGTGACCGAGAAGCGGACGAAGGCCGAGATCGACGCCCTGGCCGCGGCGCTGCGCGAGCAGCTGGCGAAGACCGCCTGA
- the gcvT gene encoding glycine cleavage system aminomethyltransferase GcvT codes for MSNRRTALYDRHVALKARVVPFAGWDMPVQYAGIAAEHKAVRTAAGLFDVSHMARLSFGGPDALALLEKVFTNSVATMKDGQVRYGLVCNEAGGILDDILVYRWPYGFAAVVNASNRAKICAWLEAHRAGLSVEIQDQTDGTTMIALQGPRSVEIVAGLFDADVSALKYYFATPTRYQGKGCVVSRTGYTGEDGFEVMLPNALGPTLWDELLARGAAPCGLGARDTLRLEAAMPLYGHELNEQTDPIRAGLGWAVKFDKGDFIGRDALKQVSGPVRVGLELEGTRAAREGCPILAPDAAPVGTVTSGSFAPWLGKSIAMGYVPRELAAPGTRLLVDARGTHLPAAVVPLPFYRRPKETA; via the coding sequence ATGTCCAACCGCCGCACCGCCCTGTACGACCGCCACGTCGCGCTGAAGGCCCGCGTCGTCCCGTTCGCCGGCTGGGACATGCCCGTCCAGTACGCCGGCATCGCCGCCGAGCACAAGGCGGTCCGCACCGCCGCCGGCCTGTTCGACGTTTCCCACATGGCCCGCCTCAGCTTCGGCGGCCCGGACGCGCTGGCCCTGCTCGAGAAGGTGTTCACCAACTCCGTCGCCACGATGAAGGACGGCCAGGTCCGCTACGGCCTCGTGTGCAACGAGGCCGGTGGCATTCTCGACGACATCCTCGTCTACCGCTGGCCCTACGGCTTCGCCGCGGTCGTGAACGCCTCCAACCGCGCGAAGATTTGCGCGTGGCTGGAAGCGCACCGCGCGGGGCTGAGCGTCGAGATTCAGGACCAGACCGACGGCACGACAATGATCGCGTTGCAAGGCCCGCGGTCGGTCGAGATCGTGGCCGGGCTGTTCGACGCCGACGTGTCGGCGCTGAAGTATTACTTCGCCACCCCGACGCGCTACCAGGGGAAGGGCTGCGTCGTCAGCCGCACCGGCTACACCGGCGAGGACGGCTTCGAGGTGATGCTGCCGAACGCCCTCGGCCCGACGCTGTGGGACGAACTATTGGCCCGCGGCGCCGCCCCTTGCGGCCTCGGGGCGCGCGACACGCTGCGGCTCGAAGCCGCGATGCCGCTCTACGGCCACGAGTTGAACGAGCAGACCGACCCCATCCGCGCCGGCCTCGGCTGGGCGGTGAAGTTCGACAAGGGCGACTTCATCGGCCGCGACGCCTTGAAGCAGGTGTCCGGCCCGGTGCGCGTCGGGCTCGAACTCGAAGGCACCCGCGCCGCCCGCGAAGGCTGCCCGATTCTCGCGCCCGACGCGGCGCCGGTCGGCACCGTGACGAGCGGCAGCTTCGCCCCGTGGCTCGGCAAGTCGATCGCCATGGGGTACGTACCGCGCGAGCTGGCCGCCCCCGGCACCCGATTGCTGGTGGACGCCCGCGGCACGCATCTGCCGGCCGCCGTCGTCCCGCTCCCGTTCTACCGCCGCCCGAAGGAGACCGCATGA